A window of Microbacterium sp. Root61 genomic DNA:
CGGGTGTGGGCAAGGGCACCTCGCCGAGGATGACGTCGCGCACGAACCAGGCCTGCGCGTCGAACATGTTGAAGGTGAACCACTGGTCCTGCGCACCGAGATAGAAGAGCTTGTTGTTGGCCTCGGAGACGACGCCGCGGTAGAGCGTGTCGGGGTACAGGCAGTTGGGCGAGTCCAGGGCGAGATCCGAGGGCAGGAACGGGTAGTGGTGCAGGTAGCCCGTGCACAGCACGACCGCGTCGAAGTCGCGGCTGGTGCCGTCACTGAAGTGCACGGTCGACCCGTCGAAGCGATCGACCAGCGGCACCTCCTGCATGCCCTCCGGCCAGTCGAAGCCCATCGGCTTCGTGCGGTAGCTGAGCGTGACCGAGCGGGCGCCCATCTTGTAGGCCTGCACGCCGATGTCTTCGGCCGAATAGCTCGCGCCGATCAGCAGCACGTCCTTGTCGGCGAAGGCCTCGGCCCCGCGGAAGTCGTGGGCGTGCTGCAGGCTGCCCGTGAAGGTCTCGATGCCGTCGAACTCGGGCACGTTCGGGTAGCTGAAGTGGCCGCTGCCGACGATGACGTGGTCGAATTCGCTCGTCTCGGTGGTGTGGGCGACGAGATCTTCCACGGTCACGCTGAACTTCTGCGTCTCCTCGTCGAACTGCACCCAGCGCACAGACGTGTTGAACCGGACGTACTTCTTGACGTCGCTGTGCTCGACGCGCCCGTTGATGTAGTCCCACAGCACCGCACGCGGCGGGTATGAGGAGATCGGGCGACCGAAGTGCTCGTCGAAGGTGTACTCGGCGAACTCCAGCGCCTCCTTCGGACCGTTCGACCACAGGTTGCGGTACATGCTCGAGTGCACCGGCTCGCCGTTGCCGTCGCTGCCCGTCCGCCAGCTGAAGTTCCACTGACCGCCCCAATCGTCCTGCTTCTCGAAGCACACGATCTCCGGGATGTCCCGACCGGTGTCTCGAGCGGCCTCGAAGGCTCGCAGCTGTGCCATCCCGCTAGGGCCGGCTCCGATGATTGCGACGCGTGAAGTCAAACCGTTTCCTGTTCCGGCCGTCGGCCATTGAGCAACGTCAGCTGCAGAAGCGGGCCTTTTGCGCACCGAGCACTCTGACGTGATGGTTCGCTGTTGCACCAGTCGCAGAACAATTTTCGCAACACTATTGCGCAACAGTGGCACCGCGTGGTAAAAGCGGCGCCGTCCTCTACCCTAACATGCGGGCCTGTGAGGGCGCAGGTCAGAGCATCGCGCCGAGCGCGGATCCGGCCTCCCCGAGCCACCGCGACGCGTCGCCGAGCGCCGCGTCGGAGCTCCCGGCGAGATCGGTGAGCGAGACGGTCGTGATGAATCCGTCGGTAGCGGCGTCCGTCGCGATCCGGCCCGCGACCAGGGCCACCGGCACGCCTTCTTCGGCCGCGATCTTCGACACGTAGGAGGGCACCTTGCCGCCGGCGGACTGCCCGTCGAACGATCCTTCCCCCGTGATGACGACGGATGCCGCGGCCACCGCGTCGCGCAGACCGATGAGCTCCGCCACGGCTTCGGCTCCGGGCACGAGTCGCGCGCCCCATGCCAGCAGTCCGAATCCTGTTCCCCCGGCGGCGCCTGCTCCGGGCGTGGCCGGATCGACGTCCAGCAGTGCGGCCAATCGCGCCAGTCCGGCATCCAGCAGGGCGATGTCGGCGACCGATGCCCCCTTCTGCGGCCCGAACACCGCGGCCGCGCCACGCCGTCCGAGCAGCGGATGGGTGACGTCGGTGAGCACGGTCACTCCGCCCGGGGGCATGGCCGGCAGCCCCGAGAGGTCGACCGCGGCGAGGTCGGCGAGTCCGCCGCCACCGTCCGCGATCGGGTGGCCCGCGGCATCCGTCCACCGCGCTCCGAGAGCCGCCAGCATCCCGGTGCCGCCGTCGGTCGATGCGCTCGAGCCGATGCCCACGACGATGCGCGAGACGCCATGCTCCAGCGCGGCGGCGATGGCCTCCCCCAGCCCGCGCGTGTGCGCACCGAGCGGATTCAGGCGCGGCGGGGCGCCGAGCAGCTCGATTCCCGAGGTGTTC
This region includes:
- a CDS encoding NAD(P)-binding domain-containing protein, coding for MAQLRAFEAARDTGRDIPEIVCFEKQDDWGGQWNFSWRTGSDGNGEPVHSSMYRNLWSNGPKEALEFAEYTFDEHFGRPISSYPPRAVLWDYINGRVEHSDVKKYVRFNTSVRWVQFDEETQKFSVTVEDLVAHTTETSEFDHVIVGSGHFSYPNVPEFDGIETFTGSLQHAHDFRGAEAFADKDVLLIGASYSAEDIGVQAYKMGARSVTLSYRTKPMGFDWPEGMQEVPLVDRFDGSTVHFSDGTSRDFDAVVLCTGYLHHYPFLPSDLALDSPNCLYPDTLYRGVVSEANNKLFYLGAQDQWFTFNMFDAQAWFVRDVILGEVPLPTPEAQRRHIDAWLERFAELNGPADEIRFQADYIRDLIELTDYPMFDLDEVVRIFLEWKHDKQENILGYRDEVYPSVMTGTMAVVHHTPWIAELDDSLERYLSDPEPDELDGLVNAEGAQTK
- a CDS encoding glycerate kinase, encoding MTQRIVVIAVDSFKGSIDAAAAADAIRGGWFEARPGDEVVLRPMADGGEGTLDAFEAAVPGAQRVPVTVTGPEGVPVAASWLLLPPTDGAPAGTAIVELANTSGIELLGAPPRLNPLGAHTRGLGEAIAAALEHGVSRIVVGIGSSASTDGGTGMLAALGARWTDAAGHPIADGGGGLADLAAVDLSGLPAMPPGGVTVLTDVTHPLLGRRGAAAVFGPQKGASVADIALLDAGLARLAALLDVDPATPGAGAAGGTGFGLLAWGARLVPGAEAVAELIGLRDAVAAASVVITGEGSFDGQSAGGKVPSYVSKIAAEEGVPVALVAGRIATDAATDGFITTVSLTDLAGSSDAALGDASRWLGEAGSALGAML